CGACGTGTCATATGCTTTCCGAGGTTCTGGGGCGTCGGACGGCGTCACGGGCAACCGGGCCCCCATCGTCTAGCGGCCTAGGACCCCGCCCTTTCACGGCGGTAGCACGGGTTCGAATCCCGTTGGGGGTACACAATTTCATAGCAAGACACGCGAGGCCCCGTAGCTCAGTTGGTTAGAGCGCCGCCCTGTCACGGCGGAGGCCGCCGGTTCAAGTCCGGTCGGGGTCGCGGTTCAATCGCCCGGTCACCACCATGGCCGGGCGATTGTGTCAAGGCTCTGTAGCTCAGTTGGTAGAGCGTTCGACTGAAAATCGAAAGGTCACCGGATCGACGCCGGTCGGAGCCACCGAAGATCACTCAGCCCCGCCCGGCATCGCCGGAGCGGGGCTGAGTCGTCCGCAGCAGCGAGGGCCGGCCGGCGGTGCACTCCATGCCTCATCAACGCCCCTCACCGCGCGCCACCGCCGTTCATCCGTAGACTGCGTGTTGCCGAAGCGCGACCGGCGCGGTTGAGTAGAGACGTGAGCGCCAGGCGCATCGCGTGCAGGCACCAAGCAAGCGAGAGGTGAGAAACGGTGAGTGAGAGCAGGACGACCTCAAGGACGGCGGAGGAGCCGTCCATCGGTTCCCTCGTCGGGAAACTCTCGGAGACCCTCTCCCGACTGATCCGCGACGAGCTCCAGCTCGCCCAGGCGCAGATCGCCGAGAAGGGCAAGGCGATCGGCATGGGCGCGGGCCTGCTCGCCGGCGCCGGGGTGTTCGCGCTGTTCGGTCTCGGCTGGCTGCTGTTCACGGTCTACTTCGCCCTGGCCGGCACGTCCCTGCCCGAGTGGGCGGCCGCGCTGATCGTCGCCGGTGGGGTGCTGCTCATCGCGGCGATCCTGGGGCTCGCCGGGAAGTCGCTGATCTCGAAGGCGCCGGGTGTCGAGGCCAAGGAGAACGTGATCAAGGACGTCGAGGCGATCAAGCAGGGAGTCGGCAAGTGAGCGGCGAGAGCGAGCGCAAGCGCAGCGCGGCACAGATCGAGGCCGACCTGGCCGCTACCCGTGAGGAGCTGACCCGGACGGTGGACGAGCTCTCGGAGCGAGTCGACCCGCGCCGTCAGGTCAAGGAGGCCACCGAGAAGGCCCGCACCGAGGTGTCCTCGTTCGTGGCCGGCCTCAAGGCCGGGGATCCGAAGGCGATCGGCATCGCCGGTGCCGCTGCGGCCACCGTCCTCGCGATCGTAGGGTTGTCGGTCCGGCGACACCGGACGTGATCCATCCCACGGCGTGAGATGGATCTCCTCGCACAGCGGCGCGGATAGACCTCGCCGGTTGGCTCATGGGTCCATCCCCGCGATACGCTCACGTCACGACATATGACCATTCCCGGCGTCACTACGTCTCGTACGGTGTGGCGCTGGCACCAACGGTGGAGGGGGTCACGCCATGGGGCGCGGCCGTCAGAAGGCAAAGCAGACGAAAGTCGCTCGGAAGCTGAAGTACTACAGCCCCGAGACCGACTACAACGCGCTCGAGCGCGAACTGGCTTCGTCGACGCAGACCGACCTCGCGGACCGGTATGACATACCGCCCGCCGAGGACGAGGACGACTGGCAGTCGCCACCTACCCGCTGAGCGGTGCCGTGGCGGCGCTCAGCCGGTGCGGTACTCCCCCAGTAGCCGCACGCCGCCGCCTTGCACGCCCTTGGTGCCACTGACGATCTCGGTGTCGTCCGCGGCAGCGACGTCTTCGGCCGGGCGTACCCGGCCGAGGACCCACGCCGGTACGTTCCGGTCGGCGCACAGGGCGATCGCGGCGTCCACTCCCTCGGCAGGGACCACGGCCACCATCCCGATGCCCAGGTTCAGCGTGTTCTGCAAATCTGACCACGGCACAGAACCGAGCCGGCGCACGAGATCGAATACCGGCGGGACCACCCAGGAGGACCGGTCCACGTCGGCGACCAGGCCCGCGGGCAGCACCCGGGCCAGGTTGGCGGCCAGCCCGCCACCGGTGACATGCGTGAACGCATGCACCCCGACGCGCTCCGCGCGGGCCAGCGCCAGGCAGTCCGCGGCGTAGACCCGCGTCGGCTCCAGCAGCTCGGCACCCAGGGTGCGGCCGAGTTCGGGGACGTCGCGGTCCAGTTCCCAGCCGGCCACGGCGATCACGCGCCGCACCAGGGAGTACCCGTTGGAGTGCAGCCCGCTCGAGCCCATCGCCACGAGCACGTCACCGGCCTGCACCCGCTCCGGCCCGAGAACGGCGTCGGCTTCGACCACACCGGTCGCGGCGCCGGCCACGTCGTACTCCTCCGGCTCCAGCAGACCGGGGTGCTCGGCCGTCTCCCCGCCCACGAGGGCAGTCCCGGCCACCGAGCACGCGGCGGCGATACCGCGCACGACGTCGGCGATACGTTCGGGCACCACCGACCCGCACGCGATGTAGTCGGTCATGAACAGCGGCTCGGCACCGACCACCACGATGTCGTCGACGACCATGCCGACGAGATCGAAGCCGATGGTGTCGTGGATGTCCATCGCCTGCGCCAGTGCGACCTTCGTGCCGACACCGTCGGTGGAGGTGGCCAGCAGCGGCTGCCGGTAGCGGGTGAGGGCACTCGCGTCGTAGAGCCCGGCGAAGCCACCGACCCCGCCGAGCACCTGCGGGCCGTGCGTGGCGCGCACGGCATCCTTCATCAGTTCGACCGCTCTGTCCCCGGCCTCGGTGTCGACGCCGGCGGAGGCGTAGGTGATCGGCTGGTTCATGGGTGCACCAGCGCTCCCGAGCCGCCGGCCGACACCGAGAGGCTGCGCAGCCCGTCCTCGGGCGCTCCGAGCGGGAGCTCGTCCTGGTCACCGAGCTGGGTCGCGGCCTCACGCTGCTCGACGGGTACCGGGTACTCGCCGGTGAAGCAGGCGGCGCACAGCTGGCTCGCGGGCTGCTCGGTCGCGGTGATCATCCCCTCGGTGGAGATGTAACCGAGCGAATCCGCGCCCAGGCCCTGGCCGATCTCGTCGGCGGTGAGGCCGTTCGCGATGAGCTCGGCCCGGGTGGCGAAGTCGATGCCGTAGAAGCAGGGCCACTTCACCGGCGGCGAGGAGATCCGCACGTGCACCTCGGCCGCACCGGCCTCGCGCAACATCCTGATCAGGGCGCGCTGGGTGTTGCCGCGCACGATCGAGTCGTCCACCACCACCAGCCGCTTACCGCGGATGACCTCACGCAGCGGGTTGAGCTTGAGCCGGATGCCGAGCTGACGGATGGTCTGGCTGGGTTGGATGAAGGTGCGCCCGACGTAGGCGTTCTTCGTCAGACCCTGAGCGAAGGGGATGCCGGACTCGGTCGCATAGCCGATCGCGGCCGGGGTTCCCGACTCGGGCACGGGGATCACCAGGTCGGCTTCGGCCGGGTGCTCCCGGGCCAGAGCCCTGCCCATCTCGACCCTCGCCGCGTTCACCGAGCGTCCGGCGATCGTGGTGTCGGGCCGCGCCAGGTAGACGTACTCGAACACGCACCCCTTCGGCTGCGCCTCGGCGAACCGGGTGGTCCGCAAACCGTCCTCGTCGATCGTGATGAGCTCACCGGGCTCGATCTCCCGCACGAACGCCGCCCCGACGATGTCCAGGGCCGCCGTCTCGGAGGCGACCACCCAGCCACGCTCGAGCCGGCCCAGCACCAGCGGCCGGATGCCCTGCGGGTCCCGGGCGGCGTAGAGGGTGTTCTCACTCATGAAAGCCAGGGAGAAAGCGCCACGCACCCGCGGCAGCACCTCCAGCGCCGTCTCCGTGAGGCTGTGGTCCGGGTCGCCCGACAGGAGCGCGGTCAGCACCGTGGTGTCGGAGGCGCAGTCGTCGAGGGCGCGATCGCGCACCATCGTGCCGTAGCGCTCGCGCACCAGCTCGATCAGCTCACCGGTGTTGGTCAGGTTGCCGTTGTGACCGAGCGCCAACGTGCCCGAGGACGTCGGCCCGAGCGTGGGCTGGGCGTTCTCCCAGGTGCTGGCACCGGTGGTGGAGTACCGCGCATGGCCGAGCGCGATGTGGCCGGTCAGCGAGCGCAGCGCCATGTCGTCGAAGACCTGGGAGACCAGGCCCATGTCCTTGTAGACCAGGATCTGCTCACCATTGCTGGTGGCGATGCCGGCCGACTCCTGCCCGCGGTGCTGGAGTGCGTACAGCCCGAAATAGGTGAGCTTCGCCACCTCCTCGCCGGGGGCCCAGACTCCGAAGACCCCGCAGGCGTCCTGCGGGCCCTTCTCGCCGGGGAGGAGCTCATGAGTGAGACGACCATCTCCACGTACCACGGCTCCATGGTCCCACACCGCGAGCGTGCGTCCAGCGCGCACGCGTACGTCCCCCGGATCGACGGCGTGGCACCGCTCACGCCAGCGAGAACCTCACCCGCCGGGACTCGACGTCGACCTCGGACACGCGCACCCGGACCAGCTCGCCCAGCGGGAGGCCCGCGCCGGTGACCTCGGCACGCACGGCCGGCTCGGTGAGCACGACCGTGCCGCGCTGGACCTGCGCCCCGGCGGAACCCTCGGGACCGTCGGAAGCTGCGCCGTCGGAGGCGTCGCCGTCGGGGGCATCCACCGCCACGATCACGCCCTCGAAGACCTGCCCGACGCGGCCCTGCAGCAGCACCGCCTCGACGGCGTTCACGCAGGCACGCTCGTAGGCGGACGAGCGCTGGGCCGCCCGCCCCATCACCCCAGGCAGGTCCGGGAGCGCCTCGCGCACCCACTCGGGCACCACAGTGCCGGCGCTCGCCGCGAGGCAGATCTCGAGACCGTACCGGTCCACGAGGCGCCGAAGCGGCGCGGTGACGTGTGCGTACTCCGCAGCGATCGCCGAGTGCGGGGACGGCGGTGGTGTGCCGGTCTCGGCGTCGCCGGTGCTGTCGAAGGTGACATACCCCGCACCGCGGAAGAGGCTGGTGGCTTCCTGCAGGAACGCCGCGTGCGCGGGCACCGCGGAGTCGAGCCCGGAGAGCACCTCACCGTAGGGCCGGCCCTGCGGCCACTCGATACCCAGGCCGCGAGCCGCCCGGCGCACCCGTGCCACATCCTCCGGGTCGGCCGGCGGGAGCGTCCGCAGGATCCCCACGCCGGCGGTGCGCATGAGACCAGCCGCGGCGATCCCGGTGAGCAGCGAGATCTGCGCGTTCCACTCCTCAACGTCGAGCTGCGCGCGCTGGACGAGCCGGTACCCACCCTCGGTAGCCACCACCTCCTGCTCGCGGATCGCCAGCGACGCCCCACCCCGGGCACGTTCCTGCGCGAGCCGCAACTGCCCGATCTCACGCAGGAGCACCAGCACCTGGTCCAGTTCGTCGGCCGGGGCGCCGCCCGCCGAGGCGATCCGGCGATCGGCCTCCCGGTAGTCCAGCTGCGCGCGGCTGCGCACCTGCGCCCGGTGCACCTGCGCCTCGACCAGCGCGCCGTCGCCGTCGAGCCGGATCTGCCAGACGCACGCGGGCCGCCTCCGGCCGGCCAGCAGGCTCGCGGCCTCCTCGGAGAGCACCTGCGGGTGGAGCGCGATCGAGCCGTCCGGACCGTAGAAGGTGACACCGCGGTCTGCGAGCTCGGCGTCCAGGGCGCCGCCGGGCCGCACGAAGGACGCAGGATCGGCGATCGCGTACTGCACGAGGTACCCATGCTCGGCGCGGGACAGATGCATCGCCTGGTCGAGATCGCGCGCACCGGGCGGGTCGATCGTCAGGAACGGCACGTCGGTCAGGTCGAGGCCGGCGTCGCTACCCTCAGCCGCTGCCCGCTCGGCTTCGGCGATCGCCGCCTCGCTGAAGGGTCCGGGCACGCGCTGCTCCGTGCGGATGCGCTGCAGCAGCGGATGGACGGCGTGCTCGGCGGCTGCGGAGAGCCGGACCCGGCGTCGCTGCGCCGGTATGGTCATCGGGCCCGCCGGTCGAGGAGCAGCGCGGTGAGGCAGGCGAGCAGAATCCCGACCGGCGCCAGGGTCAGGGCCACCACCACGAACAGGCCACCGTGGCCCAGGTACTGCGTGGAGTCGGCGAAGGGCGTCACGATGGCGGCGAGGACCACACCGATCAGCCCGCCCAGCACGGCGAAGTTGCGATAGCGCGGTGCACGCCGCACCCGCGAGCGGTCGAGGGACTCCACGATCCGGCGCTCCTCGCCGGTCTCGCCGCCGGCGGCGCGGACTGGATCGTCGTCCTCGACCGCGTCCTCGACCTCGGCGCCCGGCTCCTCGTCACCGATCTCACCGAAGCCGGCGACCTGGGTGCTGGTGTCGTCAGCGCTGGACTCGCCGGGGCCGGTCTGTTCGGGTCCGGCCTCGTCAGGAGCGGTCTGTTCGGAATCCTGGTGCTCAAGGCCGTGGCTCTCAGGGCCGGGCTCAGCGACGCCGTCACGCTCATGCGGCTCGTGGGTGCTCACCGGACCACTCTAGGACGAGCGCCGGCCGCGGTCGGCTCCTGCTCGACGTCCAGCCACGGCCCGCCGGCGTGCACCGCCGTCAGCCCGCATGAGGCCACAACGGCAGCAGCTCACCGAGATCGGCGCGCGAGCCCGAGGCGGAGACGGCGCCGGTGGCGCGGGCCTCCTCCCAGGTCAGGTCTCCGGTGGCGAGGGCGAGGAACGTCCGGGGATCGGTCTCGACGACGTTCGGCGGGGTGCCACGGGTGTGCCGCAACCCCTCGACCACCTGCACGACGCCCGCCGGCGGTACCCGGACCTCGACCGAGTGCCCGGGAGCCCGGTCACCGAGAGTCTGCAGCGCGTAGCGCACGGCCAGCGTCAGCACGGCACGGTCGGCACGGTCGGCGTCAGCGGCACGCCACCGGCTCACCGCGGCCTCACCGTCGGTCGGATCGATGCGTCGTCGGGCCACGGACGCCGATGCTACCGGGGCCGCTCCCGGCGCAGCAGACTTCGCTCTCGGAGAACGGTGGGACTCCACCCCCACAAACCGGCCGAAGTGTTGTAGGCTCAAACATGGTTGCAGTGAATCGCACGTCGGACGCCCCAGCCTTGCAAGGCTCGGGGCGTTTTTCTTCACCAAGAAGAGTTGACGCCGGCACCGTGGCTGATTCGGACCCGACAGTCGGGTTCGAACTCTGAATGATGGAGAAACGCATGACCGTAGGCACCGTGAAGTGGTTCAACTCTGAGAAGGGGTTCGGCTTCATCGCCCCCGAGGACGGGTCCGCCGATGTGTTCGCGCACTACTCGGCCATCCAGGCTGACGGCTACCGCTCGCTCGAGGACAACCAGCGCGTCGAGTTCGAGGTGACCCAGGGCCCGAAGGGCCCCCAGGCGTCGAACATCCGCCCGCTCTGAAACTAGCGCAGGACGCTCCCCAGCGGAGCTCACTGCACGACCCGGCCGCCGTTGGTACGTCCGACGGCGGCCGGTCGTCGTTTCCGGCCCGGATCTCGCTGACCCGGTCAATACTTCTCACCACCATCACCGGGTGCCAGCACACCCCATCACCATGCGAAAGGGGTGTGCGATGACCGCCACCGCCGAACGCCCACGCGACGCCTACGTCAGCCAGTTCAGTGCGCTGACCAAGCAGGTCCGCGAGAGCGGCCTGCTCCGCCGCCGTTACGACTACTACTGGCCTCGCCTGATCGGCGCCGCCCTGGCGCTGGCGGCGATCATCGCCGCGATCGTCCTCATCGGCAGCAGCTGGTGGCTGCTGGCGCTGGCCGCCGTGATGGGCGCTGTGATGACGCAGATCGCCTTCCTCGGCCACGACGCCGCCCACAAGCAGATCTTCACCTCCGGCAAGTGGAACGACTGGACCGCGCTCGTCCTGGCCAACCTGTTCGTCGGCCTCAGCCACGGCTGGTGGCAGGGCAAGCACTCCAAGCACCACGCCAATCCCAACAAGCGTGGCTCGGACCCGGACATCGACCTGCCCTACGTGACCTTCACCCCCGAGCAGGCCGACGAACGCCGCCGGCACCCGGCCATCGACTGGTTCCTCAAGCGCCAGGGGTGGTTCTTCTTCCCCATGCTGCTGCTGGAGGGCCTGGACCTGCACGTGACGAGCACCAAGAGAGTGCTCGGGCGCGCGCCGCTGAAGCGCCGCACGGTGGAGATCGTCTTCCTGGCGATCCGGCTCATCGCCTTCCCGGTCTTCCTGTTCCTGGTGCTCTCCCCCGGGATCGCCGGAGCATTCCTCGGCGTCCAGCTCGCCGTCTTCGGCGTCTACATGGGCGCCTCGTTCGCACCCAACCACGTCGGTATGCCCGTGATGCCCAAGGACATGCGCCTGGACTTCCTGCGCCGTCAGGTGCTGATGAGCCGCAACATCACCGGCGGCCGCTGGGTGGACACCGCGATGGGCGGGCTGAACTTCCAGGTGGAGCACCACCTGTTCCCGAACATGCCCCGCCCGCACCTGCGCACGGTCGCACCACTGGTGCGTCAGTTCTGTGCCGAGCACAAGGTCGACTACACCCAGACGAACCTGTTCCGCTCCTACGGCATCGTCGTGCGCCACCTCAACGACGTCGGTCTCGGCGTCCGCGACACCTTCACCTGCCCGCTGGTGGCGGCGTACCGCTGAGCAGGAGGCCCCACCCGCGCGGTGGCGGCCACGCTCACCCGGCTGACATACAGATGCCCCGGACCCTGTGAGGGCCCGGGGCATCTGTATGTCAGGGATCAGCCCCGCGCGGCCGCCCTGCGCCGCATGATCATCACCACGCCGCCTGTCATGGCAAGGCCGAGGGCGATGAGCACGAGCGTCCACATCCCGCTCGCTCCCGTCTCGGCCAGATCGCCGTCGGAGCCATCGGACCCGCCGGCACCATCGGAGCCATCAGTGCCATCGGACCCATCGGAGCCGTCGTCACCGGCACCCGCCTGCGAAGCCACCTGCACCTCGAGCACCAGTTCGGTGCCATTGACCGGATCGGTGACCACGAGGTCGACGAC
Above is a window of Ruania suaedae DNA encoding:
- a CDS encoding phage holin family protein, which produces MSESRTTSRTAEEPSIGSLVGKLSETLSRLIRDELQLAQAQIAEKGKAIGMGAGLLAGAGVFALFGLGWLLFTVYFALAGTSLPEWAAALIVAGGVLLIAAILGLAGKSLISKAPGVEAKENVIKDVEAIKQGVGK
- a CDS encoding DUF3618 domain-containing protein — translated: MSGESERKRSAAQIEADLAATREELTRTVDELSERVDPRRQVKEATEKARTEVSSFVAGLKAGDPKAIGIAGAAAATVLAIVGLSVRRHRT
- a CDS encoding DUF3073 domain-containing protein: MGRGRQKAKQTKVARKLKYYSPETDYNALERELASSTQTDLADRYDIPPAEDEDDWQSPPTR
- the purM gene encoding phosphoribosylformylglycinamidine cyclo-ligase, producing the protein MNQPITYASAGVDTEAGDRAVELMKDAVRATHGPQVLGGVGGFAGLYDASALTRYRQPLLATSTDGVGTKVALAQAMDIHDTIGFDLVGMVVDDIVVVGAEPLFMTDYIACGSVVPERIADVVRGIAAACSVAGTALVGGETAEHPGLLEPEEYDVAGAATGVVEADAVLGPERVQAGDVLVAMGSSGLHSNGYSLVRRVIAVAGWELDRDVPELGRTLGAELLEPTRVYAADCLALARAERVGVHAFTHVTGGGLAANLARVLPAGLVADVDRSSWVVPPVFDLVRRLGSVPWSDLQNTLNLGIGMVAVVPAEGVDAAIALCADRNVPAWVLGRVRPAEDVAAADDTEIVSGTKGVQGGGVRLLGEYRTG
- the purF gene encoding amidophosphoribosyltransferase, with the protein product MVRGDGRLTHELLPGEKGPQDACGVFGVWAPGEEVAKLTYFGLYALQHRGQESAGIATSNGEQILVYKDMGLVSQVFDDMALRSLTGHIALGHARYSTTGASTWENAQPTLGPTSSGTLALGHNGNLTNTGELIELVRERYGTMVRDRALDDCASDTTVLTALLSGDPDHSLTETALEVLPRVRGAFSLAFMSENTLYAARDPQGIRPLVLGRLERGWVVASETAALDIVGAAFVREIEPGELITIDEDGLRTTRFAEAQPKGCVFEYVYLARPDTTIAGRSVNAARVEMGRALAREHPAEADLVIPVPESGTPAAIGYATESGIPFAQGLTKNAYVGRTFIQPSQTIRQLGIRLKLNPLREVIRGKRLVVVDDSIVRGNTQRALIRMLREAGAAEVHVRISSPPVKWPCFYGIDFATRAELIANGLTADEIGQGLGADSLGYISTEGMITATEQPASQLCAACFTGEYPVPVEQREAATQLGDQDELPLGAPEDGLRSLSVSAGGSGALVHP
- a CDS encoding RNB domain-containing ribonuclease → MTIPAQRRRVRLSAAAEHAVHPLLQRIRTEQRVPGPFSEAAIAEAERAAAEGSDAGLDLTDVPFLTIDPPGARDLDQAMHLSRAEHGYLVQYAIADPASFVRPGGALDAELADRGVTFYGPDGSIALHPQVLSEEAASLLAGRRRPACVWQIRLDGDGALVEAQVHRAQVRSRAQLDYREADRRIASAGGAPADELDQVLVLLREIGQLRLAQERARGGASLAIREQEVVATEGGYRLVQRAQLDVEEWNAQISLLTGIAAAGLMRTAGVGILRTLPPADPEDVARVRRAARGLGIEWPQGRPYGEVLSGLDSAVPAHAAFLQEATSLFRGAGYVTFDSTGDAETGTPPPSPHSAIAAEYAHVTAPLRRLVDRYGLEICLAASAGTVVPEWVREALPDLPGVMGRAAQRSSAYERACVNAVEAVLLQGRVGQVFEGVIVAVDAPDGDASDGAASDGPEGSAGAQVQRGTVVLTEPAVRAEVTGAGLPLGELVRVRVSEVDVESRRVRFSLA
- a CDS encoding sterol carrier family protein: MARRRIDPTDGEAAVSRWRAADADRADRAVLTLAVRYALQTLGDRAPGHSVEVRVPPAGVVQVVEGLRHTRGTPPNVVETDPRTFLALATGDLTWEEARATGAVSASGSRADLGELLPLWPHAG
- a CDS encoding cold-shock protein; amino-acid sequence: MTVGTVKWFNSEKGFGFIAPEDGSADVFAHYSAIQADGYRSLEDNQRVEFEVTQGPKGPQASNIRPL
- a CDS encoding fatty acid desaturase family protein, whose amino-acid sequence is MTATAERPRDAYVSQFSALTKQVRESGLLRRRYDYYWPRLIGAALALAAIIAAIVLIGSSWWLLALAAVMGAVMTQIAFLGHDAAHKQIFTSGKWNDWTALVLANLFVGLSHGWWQGKHSKHHANPNKRGSDPDIDLPYVTFTPEQADERRRHPAIDWFLKRQGWFFFPMLLLEGLDLHVTSTKRVLGRAPLKRRTVEIVFLAIRLIAFPVFLFLVLSPGIAGAFLGVQLAVFGVYMGASFAPNHVGMPVMPKDMRLDFLRRQVLMSRNITGGRWVDTAMGGLNFQVEHHLFPNMPRPHLRTVAPLVRQFCAEHKVDYTQTNLFRSYGIVVRHLNDVGLGVRDTFTCPLVAAYR